The following are encoded together in the Apus apus isolate bApuApu2 chromosome 7, bApuApu2.pri.cur, whole genome shotgun sequence genome:
- the STXBP3 gene encoding syntaxin-binding protein 3: MAPAVRGLKSLVWQKLKSSIFDDCRKEEEWKIILLDDYTTKLLSMCCKMTDLLAEGITVVENVYKIREPVPHMKAIYFITPTKKSVDGLIDDFITRSSSRYKAAYVYFTDFCPDNLFNKIKSSCAKSIRRCKEINISFFPCESQVFTLNVPDAFYRCYSPTLEKTKDKDAVMQVMAEQIVTLCATLDENPGVRYKSGPSDNARKLAQLVEKNLENYYKIDEKSQIKAKTHSQLIIIDRNFDPVSTVLHELTFQAMAYDLLPIENDTYKYKTEGSAGKEREAILEEDDELWVKIRHKHIADVIEEIPKLLKEVSAKRKATEGKLSISALSQLMKKMPHYRKEISRQVVYLNLAEDCMSKFKPNVERLCKTEQDLALGTDVEGQKVKDSMRVLLPVLLNKSHESYDKIRAILLYIFSTNGTTQENLDKLIQNVQIESDSDMIRNWKYLHVPIISSSAAQHHKHPRRDRSSEETFQLSRWTPVIKDVMEDAIENKLDSKDWPYCSPCPPTWNGSGAVSARQKPKASYQDERKSGARLIVFVIGGITYSEMRCAYEVSQAYKSCEVIIGSTHILTPKRLLDQVKSLSKPKDMVSVKDE, encoded by the exons TGGTGGAGAATGTATATAAAATCCGTGAGCCTGTCCCACACATGAAAGCAATATATTTCATAACTCCCACCAAAAAG TCTGTAGATGGACTTATTGATGACTTCATCACTAGATCATCGAGCAGATACAAGGCAGCATACGTGTATTTCACTGACT tttGTCCTGATAACCTCTTCAATAAAATTAAGTCTTCCTGTGCAAAATCAATTAGAAGATGCAAGGAGATCAACATTTCCTTCTTCCCGTGCGAGTCTCAG GTGTTTACTCTCAATGTCCCAGATGCATTCTACCGCTGTTATAGTCCAActctggaaaagacaaaggatAAAGATGCTGTAATGCAAGTGATGGCTGAACAAATTGTTACCTTATGTGCCACACTAGATGAGAATCCAGGAGTGCGATATAAAAG cGGACCATCTGATAATGCCAGAAAACTTGCACAGCTTGttgaaaaaaatcttgagaACTACTACAAAATTGATGAGAAAAGCCAAATAAAG GCTAAAACCCACTCCCAACTAATAATAATTGATCGCAACTTTGACCCAGTATCAACTGTACTTCATGAACTCACCTTCCAGGCAATGGCATATGATCTGCTACCAATTGAAAATGATACTTACAA ATACAAAACAGAAGGATCTGCTGGCAAAGAACGAGAGGCAATTCTGGAGGAAGACGATGAGCTCTGGGTGAAGATTCGGCACAAGCATATTGCAGATGTGATAGA ggaaataccaaaacttttaaaagaagtttcagcaaaaagaaaagcaacagaaggaaaa TTATCGATATCTGCTCTGTCCCAGTTAATGAAAAAGATGCCGCACTATCGGAAAGAGATCAGTAGG CAAGTCGTCTATCTTAATTTAGCAGAAGATTGCATGAGCAAGTTCAAACCTAATGTAGAAAGGCTCTGTAAAACTGAACAG gacTTAGCTCTTGGAACTGATGTAGAAGGTCAAAAAGTGAAAGACTCAATGAGAGTCCTCCTTCCAGTTTTGCTCAACAAAAGTCATGAGAGCTATGATAAAATTAGAGCTATTCTGCTGTATATCTTTAGCACAAATG GAACTACTCAGGAGAACTTGGACAAGCTGATCCAGAATGTACAAATAGAAAGTGATAGTGATATGATAAGAAATTGGAAATACCTTCATGTTCCTATTATCTCTTCA TCTGCTGCTCAGCATCATAAACATCCAAGAAGGGACCGTTCCTCAGAAGAAACTTTTCAACTTTCTAGGTGGACGCCTGTTATCAAAGATGTTATGGAG GATGCTATAGAAAACAAACTAGATTCAAAAGACTGGCCATATTGTTCCCCGTGTCCTCCTACCTGGAATGGTTCAGGAGCAGTAAG TGCACGCCAGAAACCTAAAGCTAGTTACCAAGATGAGCGAAAGAGCGGTGCAAGGCTGATTGTATTTGTGATTGGAGGAATTACATACTCTGAGATGCGCTGTGCTTATGAGGTTTCTCAAGCCTACAAGTCCTGTGAAGTTATTATTG GTTCTACTCATATTCTGACACCTAAAAGACTACTGGATCAAGTAAAGAGCCTCAGTAAACCAAAGGATATGGTCTCTGTTAAGGATGAGTAG